From Amycolatopsis sp. cg9, one genomic window encodes:
- a CDS encoding CoA ester lyase — protein MTPPLTFLYAPADRPDRVRKALESEADVVLVDLEDAVAPARKDEARENAVRLLAAGDRPVQVRVNHPSTPWHDADLAAVAGLPPSVGVRLPKAEAPAEILAVAAVLGDRDLHPLIESALGVERALELATASPRVASIGLGEADLRSDLGVADDAGLTWARSRVIVAARAARLAPPAMSAYPNVRDLDGLAASCRAGRALGFRGRTAIHPVQLATIRAAFRPTEQEVSRAREVLARVAGATAAGVGAIALPDGTFLDVAMVEQARTVLALAD, from the coding sequence GTGACCCCGCCGCTGACGTTCCTCTACGCGCCGGCCGACCGGCCGGACCGGGTGCGGAAGGCCCTGGAATCCGAGGCCGACGTCGTGCTCGTCGACCTCGAGGACGCCGTCGCCCCGGCCCGCAAGGACGAAGCCCGCGAGAACGCCGTCCGGCTGCTCGCCGCCGGGGACCGGCCCGTGCAGGTGCGCGTCAACCACCCGAGCACGCCGTGGCACGATGCCGATCTCGCGGCGGTCGCCGGCTTGCCGCCGTCGGTCGGGGTCCGGCTGCCGAAAGCCGAGGCACCGGCGGAAATCCTGGCCGTGGCCGCGGTGCTCGGAGACCGGGACCTGCACCCGCTGATCGAGTCCGCGCTCGGCGTGGAACGGGCACTGGAGCTCGCGACGGCGTCGCCGCGGGTGGCGTCGATCGGGCTGGGCGAGGCCGACCTGCGCTCGGACCTCGGCGTGGCCGACGACGCCGGGCTGACCTGGGCGCGCAGCCGGGTGATCGTCGCGGCGCGGGCTGCGCGGCTCGCCCCGCCCGCGATGTCCGCCTACCCGAACGTCCGCGACCTCGACGGGCTCGCGGCGTCCTGCCGCGCGGGCCGGGCGCTGGGGTTCCGCGGCCGGACCGCGATCCACCCGGTGCAGCTGGCGACGATCCGCGCCGCGTTCCGGCCGACCGAGCAGGAAGTCTCGCGCGCGCGGGAAGTCCTCGCGCGGGTGGCGGGCGCGACGGCCGCCGGGGTCGGCGCGATCGCCCTGCCGGACGGGACCTTCCTCGACGTCGCCATGGTCGAGCAGGCGCGCACGGTGCTCGCCCTGGCCGACTAG
- a CDS encoding DUF5937 family protein, with product MVLTVELDVAELAATRFAVSPLSETVACLQQLGGRDRQAATLPWLRWASGELAREPLDLAWTWPLLVHDRPGWPEFLVPAPKNSGPSIEDDLAALRRTTARQVRASLTRVFGAELPGPAADLAARPAAGLRVIAAELRAAHDRLVAPHWPRIRAVLDADVAHRARALATGGAEKLFAGLHPNLRWHEGKLLLNDVRPVNRGPGGLVLIPVVLGSPHVLVKRNTSTQTTVRYPARGRGALWTAGTRPPARATVRLLGRARAGLLEALRSPATTTELASALGVTPSAVSQHLAVLRENGLVDRERSGRQVLYLITALGTSLLAG from the coding sequence GTGGTCCTCACGGTGGAACTCGACGTCGCCGAGCTGGCGGCGACCCGCTTCGCCGTCTCCCCGCTGTCGGAAACCGTGGCGTGCCTGCAACAGCTCGGCGGCCGCGACCGCCAGGCGGCCACCTTGCCGTGGCTGCGCTGGGCTTCCGGCGAGCTCGCCCGCGAACCCCTGGACCTCGCCTGGACGTGGCCGCTGCTCGTGCACGACCGGCCCGGCTGGCCGGAATTCCTGGTGCCCGCGCCGAAGAACTCGGGTCCGTCCATCGAGGACGACCTGGCCGCGCTGCGGCGCACGACCGCCCGCCAGGTCCGGGCCAGCCTCACCCGCGTGTTCGGCGCGGAGCTCCCCGGGCCCGCCGCCGACCTCGCCGCCCGCCCGGCGGCCGGCCTGCGGGTGATCGCCGCGGAGCTGCGCGCGGCGCACGACCGGCTGGTGGCGCCGCACTGGCCGCGGATCCGGGCCGTCCTCGACGCCGACGTCGCCCACCGCGCCCGCGCGCTGGCCACGGGCGGGGCCGAGAAGCTGTTCGCCGGCCTCCACCCGAACCTGCGCTGGCACGAGGGGAAGCTGCTGCTGAACGACGTCCGCCCGGTCAACCGGGGGCCCGGCGGGCTCGTCCTCATCCCCGTCGTGCTCGGCTCGCCGCACGTCCTGGTCAAGCGGAACACCTCCACGCAGACGACGGTCCGCTACCCCGCCCGCGGCCGCGGCGCGCTGTGGACGGCCGGCACCCGGCCCCCGGCGAGGGCCACGGTCCGGCTGCTCGGCCGGGCGCGGGCCGGGCTCCTCGAAGCCCTCCGCTCCCCCGCGACCACGACCGAGCTGGCCAGCGCCCTCGGTGTCACGCCCAGCGCCGTCTCGCAGCACCTGGCGGTCCTGCGGGAGAACGGGCTGGTCGACCGGGAACGCTCCGGACGCCAGGTCCTTTACCTGATCACGGCGCTCGGAACGTCCCTACTGGCCGGTTAG
- a CDS encoding MFS transporter produces the protein MPRLPYRRLWWAIGVDNLGTGAVTAAMPLLTVTVTRDPRLVSFVATAAALPWLLLALPAGALADRHDRATLMWRAQAGQAALAGVLAVVAACGGAGVPVLAVVAFGLGTGDVVFGTAAQAILPDLLPPPDLPRANGRQQAITTVAQQFAGPPLGSALFGVAAAWPFGLDAVSYAVSAAVVATLPRRARGGARRSGVREGLTWLRRHRLLRTLAVLLGVNAFCGQLAAVTLALLATEVVHVGARGYGVLLAGAAVGSVLGGLVNARLVARIGTRAALVTALTVNAGAFAGIGLSPAAVPMGAFLAVSGFATTLWNIVAIGLRQRLVPPALLGRVTGAYRLLGWGLIPAGTLAGGLVAHGLGLRAPYLVAAVVRGLALVPALPILLRELRDTVR, from the coding sequence GTGCCCCGGCTGCCTTATCGGCGTCTGTGGTGGGCGATCGGCGTCGACAACCTCGGCACCGGGGCGGTCACCGCGGCGATGCCCCTGCTGACCGTGACGGTGACGCGCGACCCCCGGCTCGTGTCCTTCGTCGCGACCGCCGCCGCTCTGCCGTGGCTCCTGCTGGCCCTTCCCGCGGGCGCACTGGCCGACCGGCACGACCGGGCCACCCTGATGTGGCGGGCGCAGGCGGGCCAGGCCGCACTGGCCGGGGTGCTCGCCGTGGTGGCCGCCTGCGGCGGAGCCGGCGTGCCGGTCCTGGCCGTCGTCGCGTTCGGGCTCGGTACGGGAGACGTCGTCTTCGGCACCGCGGCGCAGGCGATCCTGCCGGACCTGCTCCCGCCGCCCGACCTGCCGCGGGCGAACGGCCGTCAGCAGGCCATCACCACGGTCGCCCAGCAGTTCGCCGGGCCACCTCTGGGCAGCGCGTTGTTCGGCGTCGCCGCCGCGTGGCCGTTCGGGCTCGACGCCGTCTCGTACGCGGTGTCCGCGGCGGTGGTGGCGACGCTGCCCCGGCGAGCCCGCGGCGGTGCGCGGCGCTCCGGCGTCCGCGAGGGGCTGACCTGGCTCCGCCGGCACCGGTTGCTGCGGACCCTCGCCGTCCTGCTGGGCGTCAACGCTTTCTGCGGCCAGCTCGCGGCCGTGACGCTGGCCCTGCTCGCCACCGAGGTGGTGCACGTCGGCGCCCGCGGCTACGGCGTGCTGCTCGCCGGCGCGGCGGTCGGCAGCGTCCTCGGCGGGCTGGTCAACGCGCGCCTCGTGGCCCGGATCGGGACCCGGGCGGCGCTGGTGACGGCGCTGACCGTGAACGCCGGCGCGTTCGCCGGGATCGGCCTGAGCCCGGCGGCCGTCCCGATGGGGGCGTTCCTGGCCGTGTCCGGCTTCGCCACGACGCTCTGGAACATCGTGGCGATCGGCCTCCGGCAGCGGCTCGTGCCGCCCGCGCTGCTCGGCCGCGTCACCGGTGCCTACCGCCTGCTGGGCTGGGGACTGATCCCGGCCGGCACCCTGGCGGGCGGGCTGGTCGCGCACGGCCTGGGCCTGCGCGCGCCCTACCTGGTCGCGGCCGTCGTGCGCGGGCTCGCGCTGGTGCCGGCGCTGCCGATCCTGCTGCGCGAGCTCCGGGACACCGTCAGGTGA
- a CDS encoding DUF6010 family protein, which yields MIEILAPILIGLLYAGLNSFVPEAHRRRLNAVVVGGAGAAYLSGGALGPWELVFCAVLTYVAFRGLDSWTFIGIGWLLHTGWDVVHHLKGQPILPFAHDSSFGCALCDPVIAIWCFTGGKPVLGWRTAARGTPAP from the coding sequence GTGATCGAGATCCTCGCGCCGATCCTGATCGGCCTCCTCTACGCCGGGCTCAACTCGTTCGTCCCCGAAGCCCACCGGCGGCGGCTCAACGCCGTGGTCGTCGGCGGTGCGGGCGCCGCGTACCTTTCGGGCGGCGCGCTCGGGCCGTGGGAACTCGTGTTCTGCGCCGTCCTGACGTACGTGGCCTTCCGCGGGCTCGACTCGTGGACGTTCATCGGCATCGGCTGGCTGCTGCACACGGGCTGGGACGTCGTGCACCACCTCAAGGGCCAGCCGATCCTGCCGTTCGCGCACGATTCGTCGTTCGGCTGCGCGCTCTGCGACCCGGTCATCGCGATCTGGTGCTTCACCGGCGGCAAGCCGGTGCTCGGTTGGCGCACCGCCGCCAGGGGTACTCCGGCGCCATGA
- a CDS encoding TetR/AcrR family transcriptional regulator — protein MNVKADRASATRESILVTAERLFAEHGVHVVSNRHISEAAGQGNNAAVNYHFGTKVDLVRAIVRRHAEPMERLRAELVEAIDGAGELRDWVACLVRPSTSHLRELGAPTWFARFSAQVMTDPALRAIIAEESLSSPALARAVEGLDRCLDGLPPDVRAERGDMARQLMIHMTAERERALAEGTPTPRASWDDAGTGLIDAITGLLLAPVSGHDVS, from the coding sequence ATGAACGTGAAGGCGGACCGCGCGAGTGCGACGCGGGAAAGCATCCTCGTGACGGCGGAGCGGCTCTTCGCCGAGCACGGGGTGCATGTGGTGTCCAACCGGCACATCAGCGAGGCGGCCGGGCAGGGCAACAACGCGGCGGTGAACTACCACTTCGGCACCAAGGTCGACCTGGTCCGCGCGATCGTCCGCAGGCACGCGGAACCCATGGAGCGGCTGCGCGCGGAGCTGGTCGAGGCCATCGACGGCGCCGGCGAACTCCGCGACTGGGTGGCCTGCCTGGTCCGCCCGAGCACGAGCCACCTGCGGGAACTGGGCGCGCCGACGTGGTTCGCGCGGTTCAGCGCCCAGGTGATGACCGACCCGGCGCTGCGGGCGATCATCGCCGAGGAGTCGCTGTCCTCACCGGCGCTGGCCCGTGCGGTCGAGGGCCTGGACCGCTGCCTGGACGGCCTGCCCCCGGACGTCCGCGCCGAGCGCGGCGACATGGCCCGCCAGCTGATGATCCACATGACCGCGGAGCGCGAACGCGCGCTGGCGGAGGGAACGCCCACGCCGCGGGCGAGCTGGGACGACGCGGGAACCGGCCTGATCGACGCGATCACCGGCCTGCTCCTGGCCCCGGTCTCGGGTCACGACGTCTCGTAG
- a CDS encoding DUF5655 domain-containing protein — MPTRWTCPRCDREFARARQGHTCVPGCTVEETFAGKAPWQRAVYDAVVGHLRDLGDVHEDAVKVGVFLKRDHKLAELRPRSKDVLVYLWLPHPVETARIAPARWASGARVGHQLKLRAVSDVDEEVRDWLTLAYETS; from the coding sequence ATGCCGACCCGCTGGACCTGCCCCCGCTGCGACCGCGAGTTCGCGCGCGCCCGCCAGGGGCACACCTGCGTTCCCGGCTGCACCGTCGAGGAGACCTTCGCCGGGAAGGCGCCGTGGCAGCGCGCGGTCTACGACGCCGTCGTCGGGCACCTGCGCGACCTCGGCGACGTGCACGAGGACGCCGTCAAGGTCGGGGTGTTCCTCAAGCGCGACCACAAGCTCGCCGAGCTGCGGCCGCGGTCCAAGGACGTCCTGGTGTACCTGTGGCTGCCGCACCCGGTGGAAACGGCGCGGATCGCGCCGGCGCGCTGGGCGAGCGGAGCCCGGGTGGGACACCAGCTCAAGCTGCGTGCGGTGTCCGATGTGGACGAGGAGGTCCGGGACTGGCTGACGCTGGCCTACGAGACGTCGTGA